The following coding sequences lie in one Methylosinus trichosporium OB3b genomic window:
- a CDS encoding MacB family efflux pump subunit, whose amino-acid sequence MTAAISPPRPDVGEPPLIEIRDVHKSYFASDSVPVAVLHGVSLTIRAGEFVAIMGQSGSGKSTLMNILGLLDKPTKGVYRFAGRDVTTLSRDELARLRRDAFGFVFQHYHLIPAVTAVENVEIPAVYAGVAPAERRARANALLDRLGLAERIDHRPNELSGGQQQRVSIARALMNGGGIILADEPTGALDSATGAEVMALFAELAAEGHTVILITHDLEIAKAADRIIEIRDGTIISDDESEVVKRDGDFAQPGLDDDVGSSFLLDMREAVHAGGRTLAANPFRTGLTLLGIILGIASVIALLAIGEGAKRAVLSQLAVFGTNRMYVIPGGGSGHGLAGRLLAADADIVRDVPNIAAAMPYLEGQVLVRAGNVDYGANGVAITTDFPRILNWSVEAGVFFAKEDERALATVATIGSKLAARLFSDGENPIGKMILVNDVPFQVIGVLSSKGALSGNSDDDDTIVFPFSTGSIRVFGKKELSWISVLVDDLARADETADAIAAVLEKAHHAHDFRVFNKAATIEAQNRTQDALTLLLGFTAAISLFVGGIGVMNVMLMAVTERTREIGIRMATGARTIDILRQFLTEAMMISGAGGLVGAVIGVAAGVGGSLAFGMPVIFSGAAILGAVAGAVVTGLVFGFMPALRAARLEPVAALARE is encoded by the coding sequence GTGACCGCGGCGATCTCTCCGCCTCGACCGGACGTCGGCGAGCCGCCGCTGATCGAGATCCGTGACGTCCACAAGTCTTATTTCGCCAGCGACAGCGTCCCGGTCGCCGTCCTGCACGGCGTCTCGCTGACGATCCGAGCCGGCGAATTCGTCGCCATCATGGGCCAGTCGGGCTCCGGCAAATCGACGCTCATGAACATTCTGGGACTGCTCGACAAACCAACCAAAGGCGTCTACCGCTTCGCGGGTCGCGACGTGACGACGCTCTCACGTGACGAGCTCGCGCGGCTGAGGCGCGACGCCTTCGGCTTCGTCTTCCAGCACTATCATCTCATTCCTGCCGTCACGGCGGTGGAGAATGTCGAAATCCCGGCGGTCTACGCCGGCGTGGCGCCGGCCGAGCGGCGCGCCCGCGCCAACGCCCTGCTCGACCGTCTGGGTCTCGCCGAGCGGATCGATCATCGACCGAACGAGCTCTCCGGCGGCCAGCAGCAGCGCGTGTCGATCGCCCGCGCGCTCATGAACGGCGGCGGCATTATTCTCGCCGACGAACCGACCGGCGCGCTCGACAGCGCGACGGGAGCCGAGGTCATGGCGCTCTTCGCCGAGCTCGCCGCGGAGGGCCATACGGTCATACTGATCACGCACGACCTCGAGATCGCCAAAGCCGCTGATCGGATCATCGAGATCCGCGACGGGACGATCATTTCGGACGACGAGTCGGAGGTTGTGAAGCGCGACGGCGATTTCGCGCAGCCCGGTCTCGACGACGATGTCGGCTCGTCATTCCTCCTCGACATGCGCGAAGCGGTGCATGCGGGAGGCCGGACCCTCGCCGCCAATCCGTTTCGAACCGGCCTCACCTTGCTCGGCATCATCCTCGGCATCGCGTCGGTCATCGCGCTCCTCGCGATCGGCGAAGGCGCCAAACGGGCGGTGCTGTCGCAGCTCGCCGTTTTCGGGACCAATCGCATGTATGTGATTCCAGGCGGCGGCAGCGGCCACGGCTTGGCCGGGCGGCTGCTCGCCGCCGACGCCGACATCGTCCGCGACGTCCCGAACATCGCCGCCGCCATGCCTTATCTCGAGGGACAGGTGTTGGTGCGCGCGGGCAATGTCGACTATGGCGCGAACGGGGTCGCGATCACGACGGATTTCCCGCGCATTCTGAACTGGTCCGTCGAAGCTGGCGTGTTCTTCGCGAAGGAGGACGAGCGCGCTCTGGCGACCGTCGCGACAATCGGCTCCAAGCTCGCCGCACGACTCTTTTCCGACGGAGAAAATCCTATTGGGAAAATGATTCTCGTGAACGATGTGCCGTTCCAGGTGATCGGCGTGTTGTCGAGCAAAGGCGCGCTGTCTGGGAACAGCGACGACGACGACACGATCGTTTTTCCCTTTTCGACAGGCAGCATACGCGTCTTCGGAAAGAAGGAGCTCTCATGGATCTCGGTGCTGGTCGACGATCTCGCGCGCGCCGACGAGACGGCGGACGCGATCGCCGCCGTTCTCGAGAAGGCTCACCATGCGCATGACTTCCGGGTCTTCAACAAGGCCGCCACGATCGAGGCGCAAAATCGCACGCAGGACGCCTTGACCCTTCTGCTGGGTTTCACGGCCGCGATCTCGCTCTTCGTCGGCGGCATCGGGGTGATGAATGTCATGCTGATGGCGGTGACCGAACGAACGCGCGAGATCGGCATCCGAATGGCGACGGGCGCGCGCACGATCGACATTCTGCGCCAGTTCCTCACCGAAGCGATGATGATCTCAGGCGCCGGCGGACTGGTCGGCGCCGTGATCGGCGTCGCCGCCGGCGTCGGCGGCTCGCTGGCCTTCGGCATGCCGGTGATATTCTCCGGCGCCGCGATCCTCGGCGCCGTCGCCGGCGCGGTGGTGACGGGCCTCGTCTTCGGCTTCATGCCGGCGTTGCGCGCGGCGCGGCTCGAGCCCGTCGCCGCTCTCGCTCGGGAGTGA
- a CDS encoding penicillin acylase family protein, with protein MPFVVSRRGWVSALCGGLALVAAALHARTAPAASVGPTVTGVEIRRTTDGVPHLRAGGWRELGIGVGYVQAQDALCTLAEAFVTYEGRRAWFFGADGKPARGSTFGQPKNIDLDFFFRAFATDEVAARYREQNPPELNELVEGFAAGYNRYLADARSGRAPSVDRSCLEQPWIRDIAANDILRRMYAAQIVAGYGRFIAEIADAAPARSAAPSKSGEIDHLALRRRLAQQIGEQPGVGSNALAFGREATGGDGAVLFGNPHWFWGGPDRFYQMHLTIPGKLDVAGVAFLGVPLIMIGFNDHVAWSHTVSEARRFGLFDLTLDAGDPTRYRIDGNSEEMSVREIGVDVQGDDGSARRLTRFFYRSRSGPVVDLGRHDAALGWGSAHALAIRDANAENFRIFRNYFYWNQAKSLDEFIAIQRREVAVPWVNTVAIGRGDGRAWFGDVGAVPNAPDDLRKACMTPSAARFAHVDPLTPVLDGSRSACDWRVDSAAAQPGAMRADALPQLLRGDYVANMNDSYWLSNARQPLEGFPSLLGGERRPLGLRGRLGHRMALDLLQVREASAEALSLRLMRDVLTPRAYSAELFKDELLAEACVQREVRLDAGASKVAGLDALVKAGAEAFKVDIAEACDVLRRWSNKADVDDRGALLWEAFWARLMRNPADILYRVAFSGDAPLDTPRELLAGNGRAAKALASTVAAFGAENRPLDEALGSRRFVESSGNRFPIYGGCQSVGYFTVACNSIDGDRMGPDAVANSYLQVVRFGVDGVEAHTLLAHGLDEAAMSGGGGAAPIARYSRKDWLRFPFREDEIARDPMLHRVVLP; from the coding sequence ATGCCGTTCGTAGTTTCCCGGCGCGGCTGGGTCTCGGCGCTCTGCGGCGGGCTGGCGCTGGTCGCGGCGGCTTTGCACGCGAGAACGGCGCCTGCGGCGTCGGTGGGACCGACAGTGACAGGCGTCGAAATCCGGCGCACGACCGATGGCGTGCCGCATCTGCGCGCAGGCGGTTGGCGCGAGCTCGGGATCGGCGTGGGCTATGTCCAGGCGCAGGACGCTCTGTGCACTCTGGCCGAGGCCTTCGTGACCTATGAGGGCCGACGCGCTTGGTTTTTCGGGGCCGACGGCAAGCCGGCTCGCGGCTCCACATTCGGGCAGCCGAAGAATATCGATCTGGATTTCTTTTTCCGCGCCTTCGCCACCGACGAGGTGGCGGCCCGCTACCGGGAGCAGAATCCGCCGGAGCTGAACGAACTCGTCGAGGGGTTCGCCGCCGGCTACAACCGCTATCTCGCGGACGCCCGTAGCGGCCGCGCGCCGTCGGTCGACAGGTCTTGCCTGGAGCAGCCCTGGATTCGGGATATTGCCGCGAACGACATTCTTCGGCGCATGTATGCGGCGCAGATCGTCGCCGGCTACGGCAGGTTCATTGCCGAGATTGCCGACGCCGCGCCGGCGCGGTCCGCGGCGCCGTCGAAGTCGGGCGAGATCGACCACCTCGCGCTGCGCCGCCGGCTCGCCCAGCAGATCGGCGAGCAGCCGGGAGTCGGAAGCAATGCGCTGGCCTTCGGCCGTGAGGCGACGGGTGGAGACGGCGCGGTGCTGTTCGGCAATCCGCACTGGTTCTGGGGCGGACCGGATCGCTTCTATCAAATGCATCTGACTATTCCCGGAAAGCTCGATGTGGCGGGCGTCGCTTTTCTGGGCGTGCCGCTGATCATGATCGGGTTCAACGATCATGTGGCCTGGAGTCACACCGTGTCGGAGGCGCGACGGTTCGGCCTTTTCGACCTGACGCTGGATGCGGGCGATCCGACGCGCTATCGGATCGACGGGAACAGCGAAGAGATGTCGGTGCGCGAGATCGGCGTCGATGTGCAGGGCGACGACGGCAGCGCACGTCGATTGACGCGTTTCTTCTATCGAAGCCGCTCCGGCCCCGTGGTGGATCTCGGCCGCCATGATGCGGCGCTCGGCTGGGGCTCGGCGCACGCATTGGCCATTCGGGACGCGAATGCCGAGAACTTCCGCATTTTCCGTAATTATTTCTACTGGAATCAGGCGAAATCGTTGGATGAGTTCATTGCCATCCAGCGTCGCGAGGTCGCCGTTCCGTGGGTCAATACGGTGGCGATCGGCCGCGGCGACGGGCGGGCGTGGTTTGGGGACGTCGGCGCGGTCCCCAACGCTCCGGATGATCTGCGTAAGGCCTGCATGACGCCTTCGGCGGCGCGATTTGCGCATGTGGACCCGCTCACGCCCGTTCTCGACGGCAGTCGTTCGGCTTGCGATTGGCGGGTGGATTCGGCCGCGGCGCAGCCCGGCGCCATGCGCGCCGACGCGCTGCCACAGCTGCTGCGCGGCGACTATGTGGCGAACATGAACGACAGCTATTGGCTGAGCAACGCCCGACAGCCATTGGAGGGGTTCCCGTCGCTGCTCGGCGGCGAGCGTCGGCCGCTGGGGCTCCGAGGCAGGCTGGGGCATCGTATGGCGCTCGATCTGCTCCAGGTCCGAGAGGCGTCGGCGGAGGCGCTGTCCCTGCGTTTGATGCGGGACGTGCTGACTCCCCGGGCCTATTCGGCCGAATTGTTCAAGGACGAATTGCTCGCCGAGGCATGCGTGCAGCGGGAGGTCCGTTTGGACGCCGGCGCGTCGAAGGTCGCCGGTCTGGACGCGCTCGTGAAAGCAGGGGCGGAGGCGTTCAAAGTCGACATCGCCGAAGCCTGCGACGTTCTTCGTCGCTGGTCTAACAAGGCGGATGTCGACGACCGTGGCGCCTTGCTGTGGGAGGCGTTCTGGGCGCGATTAATGCGGAATCCAGCCGACATTCTCTATCGCGTTGCCTTTTCCGGCGACGCTCCGCTGGATACGCCTCGCGAGCTACTGGCAGGGAACGGACGCGCGGCGAAGGCGCTGGCGTCGACTGTGGCGGCGTTCGGCGCCGAAAATCGGCCGCTGGACGAGGCATTGGGTAGCCGCCGTTTCGTGGAAAGCAGCGGGAATCGCTTTCCGATCTATGGCGGATGCCAGTCGGTGGGCTATTTCACGGTGGCCTGCAATAGCATCGACGGCGATCGCATGGGGCCGGACGCTGTGGCGAACAGCTATCTGCAGGTCGTGCGCTTCGGCGTGGACGGCGTCGAGGCGCACACGCTGCTCGCGCATGGGCTAGATGAAGCGGCGATGTCCGGCGGCGGCGGCGCGGCTCCGATCGCCCGCTACTCCCGCAAGGATTGGCTGCGTTTCCCGTTCCGAGAGGATGAGATCGCGCGCGATCCGATGCTCCACCGCGTCGTACTGCCCTGA
- a CDS encoding histone deacetylase family protein — protein sequence MITFFNAKHVHHQGAVEMFRGALLPCFEVAARVERVRDELRRRRLGAIEEPSPFDDAVSHRVHAPRYVDFLRGAWDEWVALNPAHENRDALPSVWSVRHFSFDVGTPLTRGAWRAARSGAACALSAAESVRSGAAQSAFALTRPPGRYSGYDFFGGYCFLNNAAIAAQALRDGGVERVAVLDVDYYHGNGTQCLFYDRDDVFFMSIHGDPRTEYPFFLGYADEEGAADGNGCNLNIPLPRGTEFSAWRAALAHGLRAIAGFRADAFVVSLGVDTFEADPISGFRLRSEDYLRVGEDLARAGLPTVFMMEGGYAVDEIGVNVANVLEGFEACRS from the coding sequence ATGATCACCTTCTTCAACGCGAAGCATGTTCATCACCAGGGCGCGGTGGAGATGTTCCGTGGCGCGCTGCTGCCGTGCTTCGAGGTCGCCGCGCGCGTGGAGCGCGTTCGGGATGAACTGCGTCGGCGCCGGCTCGGCGCGATCGAAGAGCCGTCGCCCTTCGACGATGCGGTCTCGCACCGCGTGCACGCCCCTCGTTATGTGGATTTCCTTCGCGGCGCCTGGGACGAGTGGGTCGCGCTGAATCCGGCGCACGAGAATCGCGATGCGCTGCCCTCGGTCTGGTCGGTGCGACACTTCTCGTTCGATGTGGGGACTCCTCTCACCCGCGGCGCGTGGCGTGCGGCGCGCAGCGGCGCGGCCTGCGCGCTGTCCGCCGCGGAAAGCGTTCGGTCGGGCGCGGCGCAGTCGGCCTTCGCGCTGACGCGCCCGCCCGGGCGCTATTCCGGCTACGATTTCTTCGGCGGCTATTGCTTCTTGAACAACGCCGCCATAGCCGCGCAGGCGCTGCGCGACGGTGGCGTCGAGCGGGTGGCCGTGCTGGACGTCGACTATTACCATGGCAATGGCACACAATGCCTCTTCTACGACCGCGACGACGTCTTCTTCATGAGCATCCACGGCGATCCGCGGACCGAATATCCGTTCTTCCTCGGCTACGCCGACGAGGAGGGCGCGGCGGACGGGAATGGCTGCAATCTGAATATCCCGCTGCCGCGAGGAACCGAGTTCTCCGCCTGGCGCGCGGCGCTGGCGCATGGGCTGCGCGCTATCGCCGGATTTCGCGCCGACGCGTTCGTCGTTTCCTTGGGGGTGGACACATTCGAGGCCGATCCGATCTCCGGCTTTCGTTTGCGCAGCGAGGACTACCTCCGGGTGGGAGAGGACCTCGCCCGCGCCGGCCTGCCGACCGTCTTCATGATGGAAGGCGGCTATGCGGTCGACGAGATCGGCGTCAATGTGGCGAATGTGCTGGAGGGATTCGAGGCATGCCGTTCGTAG
- a CDS encoding N(5)-hydroxyornithine transformylase PvdF has protein sequence MAKTKLRLVYIWSLRNAAADEAGRYIDYKGERRYMKSPLEYLVESLNETPLGDAYSLEAVIFDDDEGSARDREKLEDYGFACGAGRQWFYPPTLAVNGRRVNDLLCAVPSTYRRLPQNTPVRKAGKSDFEARLLEKLSTLDAHLVVLDGLLVILDELVRPGARFYRRIVNIHPGITRIESPYERRGAHATLDALHGAKGLKVVNWRTMEMKPAPVIDMTGASFHYVDDGIDSGEVIVDALDTRIDPQDSILELRWNNFNKSLFPALHRGLMHMAGVAGVVARESV, from the coding sequence ATGGCGAAGACGAAGCTGAGACTGGTCTATATCTGGTCATTGAGGAACGCCGCGGCGGATGAGGCCGGGCGGTACATCGACTACAAAGGAGAGCGGCGGTACATGAAGTCGCCGCTCGAGTATCTCGTCGAGTCATTGAACGAAACGCCGCTCGGAGACGCTTATTCGCTCGAGGCGGTCATCTTCGACGACGACGAGGGTTCGGCTCGTGACCGCGAGAAGCTCGAGGACTACGGCTTCGCCTGCGGCGCGGGTCGCCAATGGTTCTATCCGCCGACGCTCGCAGTGAACGGGCGGCGCGTGAACGATCTGCTCTGCGCCGTCCCGTCGACCTATCGGCGGCTGCCCCAGAACACGCCCGTACGCAAGGCTGGCAAGAGCGATTTCGAAGCCCGGCTGCTGGAGAAATTGTCGACGCTGGACGCGCATCTCGTGGTGCTGGACGGACTGCTCGTCATACTGGACGAGCTAGTGCGTCCGGGCGCGCGTTTCTACCGCAGAATCGTCAATATCCATCCCGGCATCACCCGGATCGAATCGCCTTACGAGCGTCGTGGGGCTCATGCGACGCTCGACGCCCTGCATGGCGCGAAAGGTCTGAAGGTGGTGAATTGGCGAACGATGGAGATGAAGCCCGCGCCGGTCATCGACATGACGGGCGCATCGTTTCATTATGTCGACGATGGAATCGACTCCGGAGAGGTGATCGTCGACGCGCTCGACACCAGGATCGATCCACAGGACTCCATACTGGAGCTGCGCTGGAACAATTTCAACAAGAGCCTGTTCCCGGCTCTGCACCGGGGCTTGATGCATATGGCCGGCGTTGCCGGCGTCGTCGCGCGCGAATCTGTCTGA